One genomic segment of Dysosmobacter sp. Marseille-Q4140 includes these proteins:
- a CDS encoding insulinase family protein — MKQTFYERIGESVYREKLPSGLQICVVPKPEHARKYAFFATRYGGMDTRFCLDGKWLDTPAGIAHYLEHKMFDTKEGNALQQLAQNGAEPNAFTSNAMTGYYFDSTEKFEENLEILLSFVSIPYFTDESVAKEQGIIGQEIRMIEDNPDWQLYTRMMKALYQAHAARESIAGTVESISHITAQTLYDCHKAFYTPSNMILTVVGNVDPIHVVDLARRILPREGGPVIPRDYGQEPAAVAEKETAMAMEVAAPQFLTGFKCDPAPEGEAYLRLAAIGDMACDILLGDSSPLYHRLYDQGLINTSFGGAFEMMPGVAYLYAGGDSKDARTVAAEIRKEARRLTAEGIDEDFYQRVRKAAFGENLRGLNSFENIAVTLTEGYFHGYDPLRFPQVFDTIGKEDIADFLARNITEDRAVLSEIVPRDGADTEKEGT, encoded by the coding sequence ATGAAGCAGACCTTTTACGAGCGGATCGGCGAGTCCGTCTACCGGGAGAAGCTGCCGAGCGGCCTCCAGATCTGCGTGGTGCCAAAGCCGGAGCACGCCCGGAAGTACGCCTTCTTCGCCACCCGGTACGGCGGCATGGACACCCGCTTCTGCCTGGACGGCAAGTGGCTGGATACCCCCGCCGGCATTGCCCACTATCTCGAGCACAAGATGTTCGACACCAAGGAGGGCAACGCCCTCCAGCAGCTGGCCCAGAACGGGGCGGAGCCCAACGCTTTCACCTCCAACGCCATGACCGGCTACTACTTCGACTCCACGGAGAAGTTCGAGGAGAACCTGGAGATCCTGCTCTCCTTCGTCTCCATCCCCTACTTCACCGACGAGAGCGTGGCCAAGGAGCAGGGCATCATCGGCCAGGAGATCCGCATGATCGAGGACAACCCCGACTGGCAGCTCTACACCCGGATGATGAAGGCCCTGTATCAGGCCCACGCCGCCCGGGAGTCCATCGCCGGCACGGTGGAGAGCATCTCCCACATCACCGCCCAGACCCTCTACGACTGCCACAAGGCCTTCTACACCCCCTCCAACATGATTTTGACGGTGGTGGGGAACGTGGATCCCATCCACGTGGTGGACCTGGCCCGGCGGATCCTGCCCCGGGAGGGCGGCCCCGTGATCCCCCGGGACTACGGCCAGGAGCCCGCCGCCGTGGCGGAGAAGGAGACGGCCATGGCCATGGAGGTGGCCGCGCCCCAGTTCCTCACGGGCTTCAAGTGCGATCCGGCGCCGGAGGGGGAGGCGTATCTGCGCCTGGCCGCCATCGGCGATATGGCCTGCGACATCCTGCTGGGGGACTCCAGCCCCCTGTACCACCGGCTCTATGACCAGGGCCTCATCAACACCAGCTTCGGCGGCGCCTTCGAGATGATGCCGGGTGTTGCCTACCTCTACGCCGGCGGCGACAGCAAGGACGCCCGCACCGTGGCGGCGGAGATCCGGAAGGAGGCCCGGCGGCTCACCGCGGAGGGCATCGACGAGGACTTCTACCAGCGGGTGCGCAAGGCCGCCTTCGGCGAGAACCTGCGGGGCCTGAACTCCTTTGAGAACATCGCCGTGACGCTGACCGAGGGCTATTTCCACGGCTACGATCCCCTCCGCTTCCCCCAGGTGTTCGACACCATCGGCAAGGAGGACATCGCGGACTTCCTGGCCCGCAACATCACCGAGGACCGCGCGGTCCTCAGTGAGATCGTGCCCAGAGACGGCGCAGACACAGAGAAAGAAGGAACTTGA
- the lgt gene encoding prolipoprotein diacylglyceryl transferase, producing MKGLTDMPISFPGLFGDWEFNPDPIAIHIGHGIYWYGIILAIAMLAGLLLCMKQAKRYGLTEDNVLDMVLWAVPCCIIGARLYYVIFYLDLYRNADGSLNWGEMIAIWDGGLAIYGTVIAGVLVAFFYTRHKKLKFWAMTDLAVLGLLTGQCIGRWANFINREAFGGLTDLPWRMKIWISSYQSIEVHPTFLYESLWNFVGLMLILFIISKGRRFDGENTWFYFLWYGLGRAWIEGLRTDSLYLFDWTFMGSPIRVSQALSMVMVVVAAVMLFYNIKIKKRSAEDLLVNVVARAAEEAALEAEVAGAMEAGENDPVGVIAETEVTSTQADQPSSAKEEVISGEAAVPAEEISEAPESEAEEIPADSADEREKEGTHGGDHH from the coding sequence TTGAAAGGTTTAACGGACATGCCCATCAGTTTCCCGGGCCTATTCGGCGACTGGGAGTTCAATCCGGACCCCATCGCCATCCACATCGGCCACGGGATCTACTGGTACGGCATCATTCTGGCCATCGCCATGCTGGCGGGTCTGCTGCTGTGCATGAAGCAGGCCAAGCGTTACGGGCTCACGGAGGACAATGTGCTGGACATGGTGCTCTGGGCGGTGCCCTGCTGCATCATCGGCGCCCGGCTGTACTACGTGATCTTCTACCTGGACCTGTACCGTAACGCCGACGGCAGCCTCAACTGGGGCGAGATGATCGCCATTTGGGACGGCGGGCTTGCCATCTACGGCACGGTCATCGCCGGCGTGCTGGTGGCCTTCTTCTACACCCGGCACAAGAAGCTGAAATTCTGGGCCATGACGGACCTGGCGGTGCTGGGACTGCTGACGGGCCAGTGCATCGGCCGCTGGGCCAACTTCATCAACCGGGAGGCCTTCGGCGGACTGACGGACCTGCCCTGGCGGATGAAGATCTGGATCAGCAGCTATCAGTCCATCGAGGTGCACCCCACCTTCCTCTATGAGAGCCTGTGGAACTTCGTGGGGCTGATGCTGATTTTGTTCATCATCTCCAAGGGCCGCCGGTTCGACGGCGAGAACACCTGGTTCTACTTCCTGTGGTACGGCCTGGGCCGGGCCTGGATCGAGGGATTGCGGACCGACAGCCTGTACCTCTTCGACTGGACCTTTATGGGCTCTCCCATCCGGGTGTCCCAGGCCCTGAGCATGGTCATGGTGGTCGTGGCGGCGGTGATGCTGTTCTACAACATCAAGATCAAAAAGCGCAGCGCCGAGGACCTGCTGGTGAACGTGGTGGCCCGTGCGGCGGAGGAAGCCGCCCTGGAGGCTGAGGTGGCCGGAGCCATGGAGGCCGGTGAGAACGACCCCGTCGGTGTGATTGCAGAGACGGAGGTGACTTCCACCCAGGCGGATCAGCCGTCCTCTGCAAAAGAAGAGGTGATCTCCGGCGAGGCGGCGGTCCCCGCGGAGGAGATCTCCGAGGCCCCGGAGAGCGAAGCGGAGGAGATCCCCGCCGACTCTGCGGACGAGCGGGAGAAGGAGGGCACCCATGGCGGCGACCATCATTGA
- a CDS encoding cation:proton antiporter: protein MVTSLALIFLLGLAAAAVCRRAGLPRIIGMLLAGIALGPFALDALAPNLLAVSADLRQIALIIILLKAGLSLDLSELRAVGRPAAMMSCVPASCEILAFVLFAPSILGVDRVEAAVMGAVLGAVSPAVVVPRMVELMEARRGTGKGIPQMIMAGASCDDVFVIVLFSTFLGMAQGGAADLGALADIPVSIVLGIILGAGAGWLLSAFFETAYARRNYVRNSMKVIIVLGAAFLLMAVETWAEPVVSVSGLLAVVAMACMLRIRCPQPVSRRLSEKFGKLWLAAEVVLFVLVGAAVDVRYTLAAGPAALAMIFLALAFRSLGVLACVAGTALNRRERLFCVIAYLPKATVQAAIGSVPLAAGLPCGALVLSVAVLAILVTAPLGALGMDIGAPRLLTVSPEAAGSSPGRSAPAPGPSDPSAPDSPAGS from the coding sequence ATGGTCACATCTCTGGCGCTCATCTTTTTGCTGGGCCTTGCCGCGGCGGCGGTCTGCCGCCGGGCGGGGCTGCCCCGGATCATCGGGATGCTGCTGGCGGGCATCGCCCTGGGCCCCTTTGCCCTGGACGCCCTGGCCCCCAACCTGCTGGCGGTGTCCGCAGACCTGCGGCAGATCGCTCTCATCATCATTCTCCTGAAGGCGGGCCTGTCCCTGGACCTCTCAGAGCTGCGGGCGGTAGGCCGGCCGGCGGCCATGATGTCCTGCGTGCCAGCCTCCTGCGAGATCCTGGCCTTCGTGCTCTTCGCCCCGTCCATCCTGGGCGTGGACCGGGTGGAGGCCGCGGTCATGGGCGCTGTGCTGGGGGCGGTGTCCCCGGCGGTGGTGGTGCCCCGGATGGTGGAGCTGATGGAGGCCCGCCGGGGCACCGGCAAGGGTATCCCCCAGATGATCATGGCGGGGGCCTCCTGCGACGACGTGTTTGTCATCGTGCTGTTCTCCACCTTCCTGGGGATGGCCCAGGGCGGCGCCGCCGACCTGGGTGCTCTGGCAGATATTCCGGTGTCCATCGTTCTGGGCATCATCCTGGGCGCCGGAGCGGGGTGGCTGCTCAGCGCCTTTTTCGAGACCGCCTACGCCCGCCGCAACTATGTCCGCAACAGCATGAAGGTCATCATCGTCCTGGGCGCCGCCTTTTTGCTGATGGCGGTGGAGACCTGGGCAGAGCCCGTCGTCTCCGTCTCCGGACTGCTGGCAGTGGTGGCCATGGCCTGCATGCTGCGAATTCGGTGTCCCCAACCGGTATCCCGGCGGCTGTCGGAAAAGTTCGGCAAGCTGTGGCTGGCGGCGGAGGTGGTGCTGTTCGTGCTGGTGGGCGCCGCCGTGGACGTGCGCTATACCCTCGCCGCCGGTCCCGCCGCCCTGGCCATGATCTTCCTGGCTCTGGCTTTCCGGTCCCTGGGGGTGCTGGCCTGCGTGGCGGGCACGGCGCTGAACCGGCGGGAGCGGCTGTTCTGCGTCATCGCCTACCTGCCCAAGGCCACGGTCCAGGCGGCCATCGGCTCCGTGCCGCTGGCGGCGGGCCTGCCCTGCGGAGCGCTGGTGCTGTCCGTGGCGGTGCTGGCCATTCTGGTGACGGCGCCTTTGGGCGCCCTGGGAATGGACATCGGCGCGCCCCGGCTGCTGACGGTCAGCCCAGAAGCCGCAGGAAGTTCTCCCGGGCGATCAGCGCCCGCTCCCGGGCCGTCAGACCCATCCGCTCCAGACAGTCCAGCAGGTTCCTGA
- a CDS encoding ABC transporter permease — MNEVVIRLLQSSICFGTVIMYGAIGEILTEKSGNLNLGVPGIMYLGGISGLAAAFFYEGSTASPSAILCVLISLVAAFAASALGGLLYSFLTITLRANQNVTGLTLTIFGGGLANFFGGSLNTMAGGVGQISVSATSAAYRATIPGLSGLGVVGKLLFSYGFMVYLAIIIAVVMHVFLNRTRRGLNLRAVGENPATADAAGIDVTRNKYLATCIGAGISGLGGLYYTMDYIKGTWANDGTIESLGWLAVALVIFATWRSVNAIWGSYLFGFLFWVYLIIPGLARKDIELFKMLPYLVTIAVLIITSLRKKRENQPPASLGLAYFREER, encoded by the coding sequence ATGAATGAAGTGGTCATCCGTCTGCTGCAATCCTCCATCTGCTTCGGCACCGTCATCATGTACGGCGCCATCGGCGAGATCCTGACGGAGAAATCCGGCAACCTGAACCTGGGCGTCCCGGGCATCATGTACCTGGGCGGCATCTCCGGTCTGGCGGCGGCCTTCTTCTACGAGGGCAGCACCGCCTCTCCCTCCGCCATCCTGTGCGTGCTGATCTCCCTGGTGGCGGCCTTCGCGGCCTCGGCCCTGGGCGGCCTGCTGTACAGCTTCCTGACCATCACCCTCCGGGCCAACCAGAACGTCACCGGCCTGACCCTGACCATCTTCGGCGGGGGCCTTGCCAACTTCTTCGGCGGCAGCCTCAACACCATGGCCGGCGGCGTGGGCCAGATCTCCGTCTCCGCCACCAGCGCCGCCTACCGGGCCACCATCCCCGGCCTGTCCGGCCTCGGGGTCGTGGGAAAGCTGCTGTTCAGCTACGGCTTCATGGTGTATCTGGCCATCATCATCGCCGTCGTCATGCACGTGTTCCTCAACCGCACCCGCCGGGGCCTGAACCTGCGGGCCGTGGGCGAGAACCCGGCCACCGCCGACGCCGCCGGCATTGACGTCACCCGCAACAAGTACCTGGCCACCTGTATCGGCGCCGGTATCTCGGGTCTTGGCGGATTGTACTACACCATGGACTACATCAAGGGCACCTGGGCCAACGACGGCACCATCGAGTCTCTGGGCTGGCTGGCCGTGGCCCTGGTCATCTTCGCCACCTGGCGCTCCGTCAACGCCATCTGGGGCTCCTATCTGTTCGGCTTCTTGTTCTGGGTGTACCTCATCATCCCCGGCCTGGCCCGGAAGGACATCGAGCTGTTCAAGATGCTGCCGTACCTGGTCACCATCGCGGTGCTGATCATCACCTCCCTGCGGAAAAAGCGGGAGAACCAGCCCCCCGCCAGTCTGGGCCTTGCCTACTTCCGTGAGGAACGCTGA
- the folD gene encoding bifunctional methylenetetrahydrofolate dehydrogenase/methenyltetrahydrofolate cyclohydrolase FolD produces MAATIIDGKALAEKVKKRTAAAAEGLRRRPGLAVILVGDDPASRVYVNGKERDCAQCGFLSFEHKLDAGTSQEELLALVDRLNRDDAVDGILCQLPLPKHLDEEAVLNAIAPDKDVDCFHPVNVGRLSIGAPVFLPCTPAGVMEMLREYGISPAGKRCVVLGRSNIVGKPMAMLLTQADGTVTVCHSRTPDLAAVTLEADILVSAVGRVGLVTADMVKAGAVVIDVAMNRNAEGKLCGDVDYAAVAEKASYITPVPGGVGPMTRAMLMANILTAARNHGA; encoded by the coding sequence ATGGCGGCGACCATCATTGACGGAAAGGCCCTGGCGGAGAAGGTCAAAAAGCGGACAGCGGCCGCGGCGGAGGGCCTGCGGCGCCGGCCCGGCTTGGCGGTGATCCTGGTGGGAGACGACCCGGCCTCTCGTGTTTATGTAAACGGAAAAGAGCGGGACTGCGCCCAGTGCGGCTTCCTCAGCTTTGAGCACAAGCTGGACGCCGGCACCTCTCAGGAGGAGCTGCTGGCCCTGGTGGACCGGCTCAACCGGGACGATGCGGTGGACGGGATTTTATGTCAACTTCCCCTGCCGAAGCACCTGGATGAGGAGGCGGTCCTGAACGCCATCGCCCCGGACAAGGACGTGGACTGCTTCCACCCGGTGAACGTGGGGCGGCTGTCCATCGGCGCACCGGTGTTTCTGCCCTGCACCCCTGCCGGCGTCATGGAGATGCTGAGAGAGTACGGCATTTCCCCGGCGGGGAAGCGGTGCGTGGTGCTGGGCCGCAGCAACATCGTGGGCAAGCCCATGGCTATGCTGCTGACCCAGGCGGACGGCACCGTGACTGTCTGCCACTCCCGGACGCCGGACCTGGCGGCCGTCACCCTTGAGGCGGACATTCTGGTCTCCGCCGTGGGACGGGTGGGCCTGGTCACCGCCGATATGGTGAAAGCGGGCGCCGTGGTCATCGACGTGGCCATGAACCGCAATGCCGAGGGAAAGCTCTGCGGCGATGTGGACTACGCCGCCGTAGCGGAGAAGGCCTCCTACATCACCCCGGTCCCCGGCGGCGTGGGACCCATGACCCGGGCCATGCTGATGGCCAACATCCTCACCGCCGCCCGCAATCACGGGGCGTGA
- a CDS encoding insulinase family protein translates to MQATRVQLADGVYLTYLPARKFKTSLLSAQFVTPLRQETASAWALLPAVLRRGTVRYPDLETLSAQLDRLYGASVEYTIRKKGENQCVGFVASFIDDSFAPGGEKLLEPAADLVGELICDPVTERGRFVGAYFDSEKTNLIDAIRSQINDKRDYAAARLLQEMCAGEPYGVSRLGDEKTAEKLQMKKLYAQYGELISTARLELFYIGSAQLERVRRALANAFATLPRDGIRDIAAAAPHPARAEVRTITEELDVTQGKLCMGFTCGSSDHTALLLGNTLFGGSSNSKLFLNVREKLSLCYYASSAYHRQKGLITVSSGIEFADYQRAYDEILRQLEAVQKGRLEDWEMGGARSTLLNAYASMGDSQGKLENFYLGQAATGQTESPEDLAAQLRDVTDERVFRAMETVGLDTVYFLKGKEAAE, encoded by the coding sequence TTGCAAGCAACGAGAGTGCAGCTGGCGGACGGCGTCTATCTGACGTACCTGCCGGCGCGAAAATTCAAGACCAGCCTGCTCTCCGCCCAGTTCGTGACGCCCCTGCGGCAGGAGACTGCCTCCGCCTGGGCGCTGCTGCCGGCGGTGCTGCGCCGGGGCACGGTCCGCTATCCGGACCTGGAGACCCTGTCCGCCCAGCTGGACCGGCTGTACGGCGCCAGCGTGGAGTACACCATCCGCAAAAAGGGCGAGAACCAGTGCGTGGGCTTTGTGGCCAGCTTCATCGACGACAGCTTCGCCCCCGGCGGGGAGAAGCTGCTGGAGCCTGCGGCGGACCTGGTGGGCGAGCTGATCTGCGACCCGGTCACCGAGCGGGGCCGGTTTGTGGGCGCCTATTTTGACAGCGAAAAGACCAACCTGATCGACGCCATCCGCAGCCAGATCAACGACAAGCGGGATTACGCCGCCGCCCGGCTGCTCCAGGAGATGTGCGCCGGGGAGCCCTACGGCGTCAGCCGCCTGGGCGACGAGAAAACGGCGGAGAAGCTCCAGATGAAAAAGCTCTACGCCCAGTACGGGGAGCTGATCTCCACCGCCCGGCTGGAGCTCTTTTATATCGGCAGCGCCCAGCTGGAGCGGGTTCGCCGGGCTCTGGCCAACGCCTTTGCCACGCTCCCCCGGGACGGCATCCGGGACATCGCCGCCGCCGCGCCTCACCCGGCCCGGGCGGAGGTCCGCACCATCACCGAGGAGCTGGACGTGACCCAGGGCAAGCTGTGCATGGGCTTCACCTGCGGCAGCAGCGACCACACCGCGCTGCTGCTGGGCAACACCCTCTTCGGCGGCAGCAGCAACTCGAAGCTGTTTTTGAACGTGCGGGAGAAGCTGTCCCTGTGCTATTACGCCTCCTCCGCCTATCACCGGCAGAAGGGGCTCATCACCGTGTCCTCCGGCATCGAGTTCGCGGACTACCAGCGGGCCTATGACGAGATTCTGCGCCAGCTGGAGGCGGTGCAGAAGGGCCGGCTGGAGGACTGGGAGATGGGCGGCGCCCGCTCCACCCTCCTCAATGCCTACGCCTCCATGGGCGACTCCCAAGGCAAGCTGGAGAACTTCTACCTGGGCCAGGCGGCCACGGGGCAGACCGAGTCCCCGGAGGACCTGGCGGCCCAGCTGCGGGACGTGACCGACGAGCGGGTGTTCCGGGCCATGGAGACCGTGGGGCTGGACACCGTGTATTTCCTCAAGGGAAAGGAGGCCGCGGAATGA
- a CDS encoding ABC transporter ATP-binding protein: protein MEQTYAIQMKHITKRFGKVVANDHVSLDIKRGEILSLLGENGSGKTTLMNMLAGIYFPDEGEILVNGQAVTIASPKDAFDCGIGMIHQHFKLVDVFTAAENIVLGLEGRQKLDLKAAAARINEICDKYGFVIDPNKKVYNMSVSEKQTVEIVKVLYRGADILILDEPTAVLTPQETDRLFDVMRNMKADGKAMVIITHKLNEVMEVSDRVAVLRKGQYIGDVATADTNPQKLTDMMVGHAVTLNIDRPLVENRHLRLEVKDLTVLSADGVKALDHVSFEAFGGEILGIAGIAGSGQKELLEAIAGLRPTQPGSHVIYHPPAPDEPIAGTHAPVDRAGEDLLGKTARQIHSIGVSMAFVPEDRLGMGLVGSMGMVDNMMLKTYRSGAGPLLNRKPPRELAEKVKTELDVLTPSLNTPVRRLSGGNVQKVLVGREIAQEPSVLMTAYAVRGLDINTSYTIYNLLTAEKLKGVAVVYVGEDLDVLLELCDRILVLCGGQVSGVVDARTTTKEEVGLLMTKFRKEGAAV, encoded by the coding sequence TTGGAACAAACCTACGCCATTCAAATGAAGCACATCACCAAGCGGTTCGGCAAGGTGGTCGCCAATGACCACGTCTCGCTGGACATCAAACGAGGAGAGATCCTGTCTCTGCTGGGCGAAAACGGCAGCGGCAAGACCACCCTCATGAACATGCTGGCCGGCATCTACTTCCCCGACGAGGGCGAGATCCTGGTGAACGGCCAGGCCGTCACCATCGCCTCCCCCAAGGACGCCTTCGACTGCGGCATCGGCATGATCCACCAGCACTTCAAGCTGGTGGACGTGTTCACCGCCGCGGAAAACATCGTCCTGGGCCTGGAGGGCAGGCAGAAGCTGGACCTGAAGGCCGCGGCCGCCAGGATCAACGAGATCTGCGACAAATACGGCTTTGTGATCGACCCCAATAAAAAAGTCTACAATATGTCCGTCTCCGAAAAGCAGACCGTGGAGATCGTGAAGGTTTTGTACCGGGGCGCGGACATTCTGATTTTGGATGAGCCCACCGCCGTGCTGACCCCTCAGGAGACGGACCGGCTCTTCGACGTCATGCGCAACATGAAGGCCGACGGCAAGGCTATGGTCATCATCACCCACAAGCTCAACGAGGTCATGGAGGTCTCCGACCGGGTGGCGGTGCTGCGCAAGGGCCAGTACATCGGCGACGTGGCCACCGCCGACACCAATCCCCAGAAGCTGACCGACATGATGGTGGGACACGCCGTCACGCTGAACATCGACCGGCCCCTGGTGGAAAACCGCCATCTGCGGCTGGAGGTCAAAGACCTGACGGTGCTGAGCGCCGACGGGGTCAAGGCCCTGGACCACGTGTCCTTCGAGGCCTTCGGCGGCGAGATCCTGGGCATCGCGGGCATCGCAGGCAGCGGCCAGAAGGAGCTGCTGGAGGCCATCGCCGGCCTCCGCCCCACCCAGCCCGGCTCCCACGTCATCTACCATCCCCCTGCACCCGACGAACCCATCGCCGGCACCCATGCCCCCGTGGACCGCGCGGGCGAAGATCTGCTGGGCAAGACCGCCCGGCAGATCCACAGCATCGGCGTGTCCATGGCCTTCGTGCCGGAGGACCGGCTGGGCATGGGCCTGGTGGGCTCCATGGGCATGGTGGACAACATGATGCTCAAGACCTACCGCTCCGGCGCCGGCCCCCTCCTCAACCGCAAGCCCCCCCGGGAGCTGGCGGAGAAGGTGAAGACGGAGCTGGACGTGCTGACCCCCAGCCTCAACACCCCTGTCCGCCGCCTCTCCGGCGGCAACGTGCAGAAGGTGCTGGTGGGCCGGGAGATCGCCCAGGAGCCCTCCGTGCTGATGACGGCCTACGCCGTCCGGGGCCTGGACATCAACACCTCCTACACCATCTACAACCTGCTGACGGCGGAAAAGCTCAAGGGCGTGGCCGTAGTCTACGTGGGCGAGGATCTGGACGTGCTGCTGGAGCTGTGTGACCGGATCCTGGTGCTCTGCGGCGGACAGGTCAGCGGCGTCGTGGACGCCCGGACTACTACCAAGGAGGAAGTGGGTCTGCTGATGACCAAGTTCAGAAAGGAGGGCGCGGCGGTATGA
- a CDS encoding phosphatase PAP2 family protein, translating to MKRLPERRLAYLRELRYALWVPVYLICFFLLERLITDGYWATQLPLDRLIPFCPVFVVFYCLWYPLLVAVGLYLLAADRAGFRRYMAFLAASFFLSLLIWFLLPSGQDLRPDLTGRTDLFSRWIAALYTVDTNTNVFPSVHVVGSIGAAWAVWDCPSLRRRRWPGVAATALAVLICLSTVLIKQHSLLDAAGGAALAAAVGAAVYHRQLVRIRRRVRANLRLRRAADGA from the coding sequence ATGAAACGGCTGCCGGAACGCAGGCTCGCCTATCTGCGGGAGCTGCGCTATGCCCTGTGGGTACCGGTGTATCTAATCTGCTTCTTCCTGCTGGAGCGGCTCATCACCGACGGATACTGGGCCACTCAGCTGCCTCTGGACCGGCTGATCCCCTTCTGCCCGGTCTTTGTGGTGTTCTACTGCCTGTGGTATCCCCTGCTGGTGGCCGTGGGCCTGTATCTGCTGGCGGCGGACCGGGCCGGGTTCCGGCGGTACATGGCCTTCCTGGCGGCCAGCTTTTTCCTGAGCCTGCTGATCTGGTTCCTGCTCCCCAGCGGCCAGGACCTGCGGCCGGACCTGACGGGCCGGACGGATCTCTTCTCCCGCTGGATCGCCGCGCTGTACACCGTGGACACCAACACCAACGTGTTCCCCTCGGTCCATGTGGTGGGGTCCATCGGCGCCGCCTGGGCCGTGTGGGACTGCCCCTCCCTGCGGCGCCGCCGGTGGCCCGGCGTCGCCGCCACGGCACTGGCCGTGTTGATCTGCCTGTCCACCGTGCTCATCAAGCAGCACTCCCTGCTGGACGCCGCGGGCGGCGCGGCTCTGGCGGCGGCGGTGGGCGCGGCGGTCTACCACCGCCAGCTGGTCCGGATCCGGCGGCGGGTCCGCGCCAACCTGCGTCTGCGGCGGGCGGCGGACGGCGCATGA
- a CDS encoding ABC transporter permease, which yields MSQVKQHKEPLLRIAKRDAIATPKAWGIRVIGVILSLVVSGLFIFAVTKLNPVQVYEAIFDGAFGTERRSWVTIRDAMMLLCIGVGLAPAFKMKFWNIGAEGQILIGGVITAGIMRAYGSALPTPALLVVMAVVSLLCGCLWGVIPAVFKAVWNTNETLFTLMMNYVAIQITSYCVAMWENPIGSNTVGVINQMTGYGWFPAVLGQNYGLNVILVLALTVGMYIYLKHSKHGYEISVVGDSENTARYAGINVRKVTIRTMAISGAICGLAGFMEVAGVSHTISTATAGGRGFTAIIVAWLAKFNTFVMILISFLLVFLQKGAIQIASQFNLNDYASNIITGIILFFILGSEFFINYRVIFRGRKEAEEK from the coding sequence ATGAGCCAGGTCAAGCAACACAAGGAGCCTCTGCTCCGCATCGCCAAGCGGGACGCCATCGCCACGCCCAAGGCGTGGGGCATCCGCGTGATCGGCGTGATTTTGTCCCTGGTGGTCAGCGGCCTGTTCATCTTCGCGGTCACCAAGCTGAACCCCGTGCAGGTGTATGAGGCCATCTTCGACGGCGCCTTCGGTACGGAGCGCCGGTCCTGGGTCACCATCCGGGACGCCATGATGCTGCTGTGCATTGGCGTGGGCCTGGCCCCCGCCTTCAAGATGAAGTTCTGGAACATCGGCGCCGAGGGTCAGATCCTCATCGGCGGCGTCATCACCGCCGGCATCATGCGGGCCTACGGCAGCGCGCTGCCCACCCCCGCGCTGCTGGTGGTCATGGCGGTGGTGAGCCTGCTGTGCGGGTGCCTCTGGGGCGTGATCCCCGCCGTGTTCAAGGCCGTCTGGAACACCAACGAGACCCTGTTCACCCTGATGATGAACTACGTGGCCATCCAGATCACCAGCTACTGCGTGGCCATGTGGGAAAACCCCATCGGCTCCAACACCGTGGGCGTCATCAACCAGATGACCGGCTACGGCTGGTTCCCGGCGGTGCTGGGCCAGAATTACGGGCTCAACGTGATTTTGGTGCTGGCCCTGACCGTGGGCATGTACATCTACCTCAAGCACTCCAAGCATGGCTATGAAATCTCCGTGGTGGGCGACTCCGAGAACACCGCCCGCTACGCCGGCATCAACGTCCGGAAGGTCACCATCCGCACCATGGCCATCTCTGGCGCCATCTGCGGCCTGGCTGGCTTTATGGAGGTGGCGGGCGTCAGCCACACCATCTCCACCGCCACTGCCGGCGGCCGGGGCTTCACCGCCATCATCGTGGCGTGGCTGGCCAAGTTCAACACCTTCGTCATGATCCTGATCTCCTTCCTGCTGGTCTTTTTGCAGAAGGGCGCCATCCAGATCGCCTCTCAGTTCAACCTCAACGACTATGCCTCCAACATCATCACCGGCATCATCCTGTTCTTCATCCTGGGCAGTGAGTTCTTCATCAACTACCGGGTCATCTTCCGTGGCAGAAAGGAGGCCGAGGAAAAATGA